In a genomic window of Bradyrhizobium sp. LLZ17:
- a CDS encoding 30S ribosomal protein S2 has translation MALPDFTMRQLLEAGVHFGHQSHRWNPKMAPFIFGARNNIHIVDLAQTVPLLHHALQAVSDTVAKGGRILFVGTKRQAQDGVADAAKRCAQYFVNSRWLGGTLTNWKTISGSIKRLRHLDEVLAGGDASSYTKKERLTLQRERDKLDRSLGGIKDMGGLPDLIFVIDTNKEDIAIQEAQRLNIPVAAIVDTNSDPKGITYVVPGNDDAGRAIALYCDLVARAAIDGIGRAQGDSGIDVGASAQPVVAEELPPTTGGFQGLAGPRGTADDLKKLPGVSGAIEKKFNDLGIFHFWQLAELDHDTAHKIGEEVGLPSRADAWVAKAKALTAEAE, from the coding sequence ATGGCACTACCCGATTTCACTATGCGTCAGCTGCTCGAGGCTGGCGTGCACTTTGGTCACCAGTCCCACCGCTGGAATCCGAAAATGGCGCCGTTCATTTTCGGCGCCCGCAACAACATCCACATCGTCGACCTCGCGCAGACCGTGCCGTTGCTGCATCACGCATTGCAGGCGGTCAGCGACACCGTCGCCAAGGGCGGCCGCATCCTGTTCGTCGGCACCAAGCGCCAGGCGCAGGACGGCGTTGCCGATGCGGCCAAGCGTTGCGCGCAGTACTTCGTCAATTCGCGCTGGCTCGGCGGCACGCTGACCAACTGGAAGACGATCTCCGGCTCGATCAAGCGCCTGCGTCACCTCGACGAAGTGCTGGCCGGCGGCGATGCCAGCTCCTACACCAAGAAGGAGCGTCTGACGCTTCAGCGCGAGCGCGACAAGCTCGACCGCTCGCTCGGCGGCATCAAGGACATGGGCGGTCTGCCCGACCTGATCTTCGTGATCGACACCAACAAGGAAGACATCGCGATCCAGGAAGCCCAGCGGCTGAACATCCCGGTCGCCGCGATCGTCGACACCAATTCGGACCCCAAGGGCATCACCTATGTGGTGCCGGGCAATGACGACGCTGGCCGCGCGATCGCGCTCTATTGCGACCTGGTCGCGCGCGCAGCAATCGACGGCATCGGACGTGCCCAGGGCGATTCCGGCATCGACGTCGGCGCGTCGGCCCAGCCGGTCGTCGCCGAAGAGCTGCCGCCCACGACTGGCGGCTTCCAGGGCCTCGCCGGCCCGCGCGGCACCGCCGACGACCTCAAGAAGCTCCCGGGCGTCTCGGGCGCGATCGAGAAGAAGTTCAACGACCTCGGCATCTTCCACTTCTGGCAGCTCGCCGAGCTCGATCACGACACCGCGCACAAGATCGGCGAAGAAGTCGGTCTGCCCAGCCGCGCGGATGCCTGGGTGGCCAAGGCCAAGGCGCTGACCGCGGAAGCGGAATAG
- the pyrH gene encoding UMP kinase: MTDPVYRRVVIKLSGEYLAGQQGFGIDQPTIDRVADDLIAARHLGTEVAVVIGGGNIFRGVEVSSRGVSRPTGDTMGMLATMMNCLALEATIERKGTPARTLSAFVMPEISELFTRTAAHKYLAEGRIVLLGGGTGNPFFTTDTTAVLRAAEIGAEAVLKATNVDGVYSADPKKDPTATRFDRLTHSQSVEGGYKVMDATAFALARETSLPIIVFSIAEPGSIGAILRGAGHGTIVAG, from the coding sequence ATGACTGATCCGGTCTATCGTCGCGTCGTGATCAAGTTGTCCGGCGAATACCTCGCGGGGCAGCAGGGCTTTGGCATCGATCAGCCGACCATCGACCGGGTTGCGGACGATCTGATCGCGGCCCGGCATCTCGGCACCGAGGTCGCCGTCGTGATCGGGGGCGGCAATATCTTTCGCGGCGTCGAAGTCTCCTCCCGTGGCGTGTCACGCCCGACCGGCGACACAATGGGCATGCTCGCCACCATGATGAACTGCCTCGCGCTCGAAGCCACAATCGAGCGCAAGGGCACTCCAGCGCGCACGCTGTCGGCCTTCGTCATGCCCGAGATTTCCGAGCTGTTCACCCGCACCGCAGCACACAAATACCTCGCGGAGGGGCGGATCGTGCTGCTCGGCGGTGGAACCGGTAATCCGTTCTTCACCACCGACACGACGGCGGTGCTGCGCGCCGCCGAGATCGGCGCCGAGGCGGTGCTGAAGGCGACCAATGTCGACGGCGTCTACTCGGCCGACCCGAAGAAGGATCCGACTGCCACGCGATTCGACCGGCTGACGCATTCGCAGTCCGTCGAGGGCGGCTATAAGGTGATGGACGCGACCGCCTTCGCGCTTGCCCGCGAGACGTCGCTGCCTATCATCGTGTTTTCGATCGCGGAGCCCGGTTCGATCGGCGCCATTCTGCGCGGCGCCGGCCACGGGACGATCGTCGCCGGCTGA
- the frr gene encoding ribosome recycling factor has translation MVTGNFDINEVKRRMQGAVQSLKHELGGLRTGRASASMLDPVQVEAYGSHMPLNQLATVSVPEPRLISVQVWDKSMVKAVEKAIVDSNLGLSPATEGQVLRLRIPELNEERRKELVKVAHKYAEAAKVAARHVRRDGLDVLKKLEKNHEMSEDDQERLAGDVQKATDSTITEIDQLLAAKEKEILTV, from the coding sequence ATGGTCACGGGAAATTTCGATATCAACGAAGTGAAGCGCCGCATGCAGGGCGCCGTCCAGTCTCTCAAGCACGAACTCGGCGGCTTGCGCACCGGCCGCGCGTCCGCGTCGATGCTGGATCCGGTCCAGGTCGAAGCCTATGGCAGCCACATGCCACTCAACCAGCTCGCCACTGTCAGCGTGCCCGAGCCGCGGTTGATCTCGGTTCAGGTCTGGGACAAGTCGATGGTCAAGGCGGTCGAGAAAGCGATCGTCGATTCCAATCTCGGCCTGTCGCCGGCGACCGAAGGGCAGGTGTTGCGGCTGCGCATTCCGGAGCTCAACGAGGAGCGGCGCAAGGAACTGGTCAAGGTCGCGCACAAATACGCCGAAGCCGCCAAGGTCGCGGCGCGTCATGTCCGCCGCGACGGCCTCGATGTTCTGAAGAAGCTCGAGAAGAACCACGAGATGTCAGAGGACGACCAGGAGCGTCTGGCCGGCGACGTGCAGAAGGCGACCGACAGCACGATCACCGAGATCGACCAGTTGCTGGCTGCCAAGGAAAAAGAAATCCTCACCGTCTAG